The region GCGTTTGCGCAAAACTTTAATTTGTGTAATTCATCTAACCATACAACGTTTGTTTGGCATTCATTAGCGTTCGACAGCTCATCGACGGTAAACCGTGAACAAAGGAGGTGAACAATTACTAGCTATACCATGGGTAGTTTTAACGTTGTTCTTCTATATGGCGTATGTACTTTCATCTTCTCAATTACATCAATTTTTGGAAATGTTTTGACTGTCATCGCGTTTGTTAAGATCAGGAGCTTACGGATAAATAATCCGAGCAATTTATTTATCTTCGCTCTGTCCATCACAAATCTTATATATGGAGTGTACATGTTGATTTACTATGGTATACCTGGTGTACTTAACGTAGGACATCCGTATGGAGAGATTGGTTGTTTACTCACGGTGGCTTTAGAGAGCAGCTTTAACTTGGGGAATCTACTGTTGATTGCTATTAGCGTCGACAGAGTCATCCTCGTGTCTTTGAATTATAACACTTACACAAAAATTCAGACACATTATCGTGTTAAACTTATGGTATGCATCTTGTCAGCTTTAGCCTTAACAAATGCATTTATAGAAATGGGACTTTGGAAATACGCTAAAATAAACAATGAAGTGGCgagaaatatcaattttgatgaCTATTGTCTTTTTCCACCTCGTCGTATGAAAGTGTTTGGACTTTATATCGCCATCGGTTGGACTGTGCTGCCTCTAATGCTTGTAGGCCTTCTCAGCAGCTTGTTTTTTATTCTTCTTACTTTACGTATCACGAAGAGTAGAAAGATCAGAAACACGTCCACTATATCGTTTGTTAGGCAGAGGGACCTAGAATTGAACCCTGCGGGACCCGCATGTTCAACTGGTACTCAAGTACAGCAACAGAAGCAAGGAGCAAGGAATCGGTACATTAAGCCAGCTGTTACGCTGGCAGCACTAGTATTGGCGATGTGTATTAGTTTGTTACCGTAttcaatctatataataatatcaCATTCCTGTTCTAATTGCAATGACCCAAATGTTATTTATATTGTTGTAATGATCGTACAACTAAACCCCATTTTGGATCCAATCTTTTACTCAGCTACACAGAGGTGTATTCGGGAGTACTACAAGAACAAAATTACTGGAATTATTAAAATGTGTAGACCAGAAACTTGACTAGAAAACATTGGCAAACATCTTTGGAAACACTGTAGAACAGCTAAATTTTTTATTCTGTTGCATGTATCTCAACAAATGTTACAATCGGTAGTTTATTTTTATGCTTGTTAAAAACCAAGTAATCATTGTTGTATCGCTGTTGTATTGggcaatttcagttgaaatcaacaCACCCCACTCATGATTTTAATCtttcacacatggagtgtgaattaaggttacacaaagagacgtataaaaaacgtataaaagacgtataaagttgttctctaaaacagagttttctcagtaatcaaatatcgcagcgagtgaaatgttggtgcattggatgtagcttaacatttttgtgtgtgttatatacaaattattagaataaatttgaaaatccttcgtttaaagcatttttacccaccatgttcacaagatcaaaaacacgttccatgaggtttttttttcaaatgtgcgctccgtataaatccacaccgagcgattgttttcttctttttcgtattgtattacaaatcgatcaaagaaataatgttgccatggggaagaaccaaatacagtaccgattaaattttaaaagcccgttttggggaaaattttggagaatttgcttgagaaaaagctggtttgtgaaattatcgatatcttgattacgagacgttaatttagacatctgaatacctacattatttctcaacattctgccaattgctattccatttgattttcactccaaattgaagctagttttgcaaaaaacgaggttttcctccatcagttcgttcaaaatttcagcgccggcatgcgtgtttattctaagagccataatgcggacgcgattgtaatcattgtaattgcatccaattatagttactagtatatcatccgctttgagaacagtcaattgcttaagctgatctatggccaagtggatagagcgttggactgggaatataatatgaaatatttttgtgggttcgagtctccgtgtggttgaattttcttctttttttctctcttttctcatttttacttcctttctttcctcttttctttctccctttctttttcatttcttttttttcatttctttctttctttctttctttttcgttcattttctttctctctctttctttctctttttctgtttttctttattctttcttgctcctttcttttttgttttatttgtttgattcgctgagtgcagtgaatcgtgattgattgtttttcactttatataattcagaaatttgtaggcctgctaagtctgtcttgttgattttcatcccaaattcgatttacaaataattgctttttgatattgttgttgttgcctacccttacattgtaatcaggggaaaagcagcattgatttcatcaaagatatcaaggctataaattcaaaatcaacacattttccagggcgtagcttgacgaagtgcccccgatcaattttaaaattgataaaatccttgtgaaaattgccgaaaacggcttgtgccaccccccccccccctggcatccgagctccgggcacgagtttcatagccttttcatgtcttgaccgtggatcgatattctattgtaagtaggcctacgtcccggtacgcttgttcattttctgcatggctgtttctgttatgaacttacgcccctctgaaatcaagcgcatgaaaaactctcagCTAACCTTAAGGGTTACCTAAATAGCTGATTCTATTTGATATTCTGCATGttccccttgtgtgggagattaaggtaatgtattttaatattttttattcaactggaataacccattatgaAAAATATCCAGTTGTTTTAGATAAATTACAATACGCGTGGTGTAcaacataattattgcaaatagctaaagaaaatatatatcttcatatATCTGCATGTTCCCCTTGTGAGGGAGattaatgtaatgtattttaatattttttattcaactggaataacccattatgaAAAAATATCTAGTTGTTATAGATAAATTACAATACGCGTGGTGCACTACTTAAGTattgcaacccagcaaacacaaaaatgttatacagtggttcttgaaacagattcatcaggatcgttcatagttcataagattgataaaggttctttttcagatccaataaaatgatacaactcactcagaaatatttcaattcctatcaagaatcttgttcactctggtactggtgtttctagatgtttttagcaccggcaacacttctgtctggttttgaagacgtcaccaaactttcttgttgccgagtatttatgacctggtcataaattttgtccagtcggtaggccccctcgtctttATTCATAGTGTCTTTTCCTCTACTCCTgatccagattgcttcctttagccaGCGTGTAGTTTTGTCGGATTCTTGATCAATAACCTgagcctcctcccacccaattacgtgGTTTTGGTTGGCAACATGTTCGGCAATGGCAGATTTGTGAATTTCTGAAGCGGATGCTTTTCGTTGTATTTATCGCAAACCAACTCATACCGATCAATACTTGCAATTCAATTCTCACCACCCACTACATCGGAAGCTAGGCGTTGTAAGAACTCTGCTTGATAGAAAGGACACCATTGTGACTGAGACGGAAgactctttctttctcttcttttctctttttcactatttctttattctttcttgctcctttctttttagttttatttgattgattcgctgagtgcagtgaatcgtgattgattgtttttcactttatataattcagaaatttgtaggcctgctaagtctgtcttgttgattttcatcccaaattcgatttacaaataattgctttttgatattgttgttgttgcctacccttacattgtaatcaggggaaaagcagcattgatttcatcaaagatatcaaggctataaattcaaaatcaacacattttccagggcgtagcttgacgaagtgcccccaatcaattttaaaatttataaaatccttgtgaaaattgccgaaaacggcttgtgccaccctggcatccgagctccgggcacgagtttcatagccttttcatgtcttgaccgtggatcgatattctattgtaagtaggcctacgtcccggtacgcttgttcattttctgcatggctgtttctgttatgaacttacgcccctctgaaatcaagcgcatgaaaaactctcggctaaccttaagggtTACCTAAATAGCTGATTCTATTTGATATTCTGCATGTTCcccttgtgggagattaaggtaatgtattttaatattttttattcaactggaataacccattatgaAAAATATCCAGTTGTTTTAGATAAATTACAATACGCGTGGTGTAcaacataattattgcaaatagctaaagaaaatatatatcttcatatATCTGCATGTTCCCCTTGTGAGGGAGattaatgtaatgtattttaatattttttattcaactggaataacccattatgaAAAAATATCTAGTTGTTATAGATAAATTACAATACGCGTGGTGCACTACTTAAGTattgcaacccagcaaacacaaaaatgttatacagtggttcttgaaacagattcatcacgatcgttcatagttcataagattgataaaggttctttttcagatccaataaaatgatacaactcactcagaaatatttcaattcctatcaagaatcttgttcactctggtactggtgtttctagatgtttttagcaccggcaacacttctgtctggttttgatgacgtcaccaaactttcttgttgccgagtatttatgacctggtcataaattttgtccagtcggtaggccccctcgtctttATTCATAGTGTCTTTTCCTCTACTCCTgatccagattgcttcctttagccaGCGTGTAGTTTTGTCGGATTCTTGATCAATAACCTgagcctcctcccacccaattacgtgGTTTTGGTTGGCAACAAGTTCGGCAATGGCAGATTTGTGAATTTCTGAAGCGGATGCTTTTCGTTGTATTTATCGCAAACCAACTCATACCGATCAATTACTTGCAATTCAATTCTCACCACCCACTACATCGGAAGCTAGGCGTTGTAAGAACTCTGCTTGATAGAAAGGACACCATTGTGACTGAGACGGAAGACCGGAAGAATGAGGAGTCGCACATAAAACAAGCCCTCGCTAGATGCGGTTACCCTGAGTGGTCCATTAACAAAGTTAAAGCGGACAAAGAGCATCCGAAACCCAAGAAAAAGCCCCCCAAAGACAGCAAGGAGAGGAGTAAAGGTCTTGTGGTCGTCCCATATGTGGAGGGACTCTCCGAGAGGGTTTCCagagtttttaaaaaacatggcTTTTCCACCAGTATGAAACCCCACCGCACGATACGTAACGTGTTAGTTCACCCGAAAGACAAGCGCGACCCATTACAATCAGCAGAAGTGATCTACGAGATACCCTGTCAGAACTGCCCCAAAACTTACATCGTGGAAACAGGCCGCTTGTTTGAGACAAGATTAACAGAACACAAGTCAGAAAGCGAAAAGTAAGCGCCAAAAGCTTCACCCGGTCACAACGAAAAGCATCCGCTTCAGAAATTCATAAAtactcggcaacaagaaagtttggtgacgtcatcaaaaccagacagaagtgttgccggtgctaaaaacatctagaaacaccagtaccagagtgaacaagattcctgataggaattgaaatatttctgagtgagttgtatcattttattggatctgaaaaaaaCCCTTTATCAATCTTATGTTATACAGTGGGTTTTGGTTTAGACagaaacgttttaatgacattaaatgtcgggttatataaaggtcatggaaacgttttaaaccgttttgtatgaaaacacactacaacaatattttaaaaatgttttcaaaatgttataattgTGAAATatcttttgcaaacattttttgccaaatattttgtcaacacttaaataacattatattagaacatttgcagtagattatcaacaaatgttttttaatgttatgaaaacgttttataccccttataagtcctttatataacccgacatttaaacattttctggcaaccttttctaatcttttgcaaatgatgtcgaaaacgttttatgtttgctgggaaataGCTAATGAAAAATATATATCGCAATTGTTTAATGGggttattatattgtattttcctTTCGTATAATCATCATGGATATTTTCCTTCGATATTGTACAGTAAGAAAAATAAAGGCGGAAGGTCTGGTGGTATTTTTAACCAAGACCTATAACCAAACAAGTAACTTAAAGCCGAAATGTacaatttctttcaaattttcaacatatgttattctatactcaaaatgctgaaataatactagtaataattcataacctccgcgtattacGCCATATGTGCGTCACAATTAAATTGCTCgttagatgatatacgcacaccggcgcggaggttattgattagaggttaataactgcgcatcggttatttggaggtatttttcacaatgcccgacatataaccgatgcaaagttattaacctcattcataaccgtcactgtgatcttttaacttttaactttacataataacacaaaattttcctcaaaagtttgttaaaaaaaacaatttttacatcttccctttcctaaaatcgatcaggctaaaacaaaacgaccaataacaaaagtgcgtatcagaatctgtgcaaatatggtagcgcgcaatccaaatacggcagccagcgcgcgcgcagttcgttggacgcacaatacggcgcacgcagaagtcaattgtgtgcgacattggaacaattacgcattttgcggtcagtgacctcgatttgcgttcgcgttttcacaaataataaaatatgattggatcgcacgcatcgcgtttattaatgaggttatgaatatccatcaatgacctccgcgtatgcttacgcGGTACAATTACTTCCGCGTagtgcgcatctgttgcgccggaacTCTACACtcgcacgcaactaccatatttgcacatggcgtgattgcgcagtgctgtaattggtaagtccgttttagcttgttcgactttttgaagggcgaaatataagttttgataaaaattgtttatttcaacaaatttcggaatcttgagatttggttgagtgataagttaaaagtgacggttgtgaattcggttaataactttgcatcagttatttgtcgggcattgtgaaaaatctaaacattttgctttggacctcggaatatccctcggttccaaaggcaaaatgtttagatttttcacaatgccctccaaataactaatgcgcagttattaacctataattcataACCTTCGCGTATCACgccatatgtgcgtcccaatcaaattggtcgTTAGATGATTTACGCACACCGCGGtgtaccggcgcggaggttattgatatccatcaatgacctccgcgtatgcttacgcggtgcaatgacttccgcgtgtgcgcatctgttgcgccggaacacttcacgcgcacgcaactaccatatttgcacatagcgtgattgcgcagtgctgaaattggtaagtccgttttagcctgttcgacttttttAAGGGCAAAATATACGTTTTGATAGaacttgtttatttcaacaaatttcagagaataaaatcttaagatttggttgAGTGGtgagttaaaaatgacggttatgaattcggttaataactttgcatcagttatttgtcgggcattgtgaaaaatctaaacattttgctttggacctcggaatatccctcggttccaaaggcaaaatgtttagatttttcacaatgccctccgaATAACTAATGCGTAGTtaattattaacctataattattgagaagggattctgtccattttgagctgtaataataaggtaaaatgaaagaaaccctactggttattttggccgtttaagatgtggttctataggaggacataaattcataatttgatgaattatgactttatgtcgaactttgctctgttgacctacgaacacaacaaatttgactgattccatttaggtgcaagttgtaaacatttgtaaacattaatataccaaaaaatcaggtttgaaaaaaattaaccaataatATCATATTATAAGATTATGGCTTTAAACAGCTTCAAAGTGTTCATTAAACTGCAACCAAAACACGTCGTTCAGTGAAGTTTATAATGACGTGTTCAACACCATCCTGTTACCGTCGGAATAATATAATCATTCTCATCCGCTCTTTAGCCGCTGTATTCTTCATCCGCCACTTTTAATTTCCAAACTATTTAAACCATAGCTGGATTTGATGAAGGACACTGAATGGACACTGCATCGCTTGACGTACAGCGCAATTTAATTGTGTATTTGAGGTATAAACCCGTAGCCTCCATATGGTTTAATTTACAGCCAAAAACATGTACAATTAgttaaataaaaaacttaaatagGTGTAtggatatttcattttttttaatcacttcATACATGTTCTAAAACTGAAAATAGACTCtttaacagtgtacttcggttacatttataaatgcgcttttttaTAAatcacgtgactcatgggcacgacataccaagaccagcaggcGTGACTAAaccctcatgcattgaccactatacagaaaaggataggaactctagataaatatcatcaaattaaagtattaattgaatagcaaaataataacacataggGGGATTCCTCATTTGTAATTATGTTATcaaaagcaacattttgaaagtatttgacgacggaaaaaaatattcaacgacggaaacgtttacaatataaccacaaagttgaacaaaatagacaatattactgcacagtagtctcatacTGTTCCACCTGTGCATTCAAATGtattggaagaccacccgctatgtagagaCTTTAAGAGTTACtgcctacaagctgttatggcagcacggagtaggtcacgtgcgtatttataaaagcgcatttataaatataattgaagtacgctgtttaagggggtactacacccctcgataaatttgtgtctatttttgcatgtttctcaaaatctaataacacagtggtaacaaaagttatgtatattataggggcaaggaatccagttactacactggaatttcagcgaTCCAatacaagcggttcgttatttatgataagaaataaggtaccgcaaggatgtacctcatttcctatcatatatactgaaccgcttgtcttgagtcactgacatttcagtgtagtaactggattccttgccccaataatatacataacttttgttaccagtgtgttattattttttgagaaaaatgcaaaaatagtcacaaatttaacacaggggtgtagtacgcccttaaaaacgttattctgaaagaaaaaaatagaataGAATCTTTTTCTAATTTTCCAAATAATGGTCATTGGGCCTCACCACCTCCCTCTCCTCTATGGTCATCtgtgatggccggtcctacccggCCGAGTGCtggtgtaaaaatgttatcactaagaTAAGCCaaaaggatggatctacaatAATGCCTCCTGTGCCTTCAACCTTATTGTATATAGTAAGAATAGCAAAGCAAGCAAAGGGTAAGTAGCATGCAGGCTAAAGGCAAGGGCATGCAGGAGAAAGAGGGGTTAGGTAGGGAGAACAAAGCAAGGTTGTAGATGCGCACCATGCAGCCATTTTATCAcactaaatataaaaggaaataactattgtcacctaactaacaagtattAAGTCAGTCAGTAGCTcctggaataatttcacaagagcgaaatgaacaTCATTGGGCCTCACCACCTCCCTCTTCTCTATGGTCATCTGTGATGGCCGGTCATactcccgggtaaggtgctggtgtaaataaaaattttaaaactaaaataagCCCAAAGGATGTACAATTGGCTTAGgtcatttgggcgtaaacgcgtgcgttttgaACCCCCCTCGTGGGTTGAACCCTCTCGTAATTCTAGGGTTATTTCATCTTATTGTATTTCTGTTTAATTTGTTTGATCACAATAATGCTTTTGTTTTCATCATTGTAATCTTTCAAATTGttcaagttattattattattattattattattattattattattattattattattattattattattattattattattatttatttgttgaaTCAAATTCAAACTGATTTTCATGAACTCATTTGTTCGCCTAATATTAAAACGTTACAAACAGAAAGAAATCAGAAAATTTCAAAAGGCCCCAGCTCTgctccatttttgaaatttactcccattttgaacatcaacatcAGCAGCAAATAAGTTGttgcttttaattttattttaaaaatattggatttgCTACATtaacaacgtttttaaaacaacatTACTGCCATTACAGAACTACTTGTGCTCAAATGTATATAAGATTAAGATACGTTATATCCCTATACCTACCATACAAGAATATAGTGtagtcaccagagggggttcccatgcaccgagtgcttttttttctaacttacatttttgtaatcctgaaggtgtctagtaaatgaattttgatgttcccaaaattaaatattgtcccatggggttcatttggcggccatcttggattccgacaaaattcaattaaattgacataacttttgaactagacatcataggaagacaaatgacccaatttttcgggataatgtggacatgagcaatcaattaaaaggtttattttcatgatttaaacatgttggatacattaaaatgcaaagtattatgtcccatggcgttcatttggcggccatcttggattccgacaaaattcaattaaattgacataacttttgaactagacatcataggaagacaaatgaccccattttcgggataatgtggacatgagcaatcaattaaaaggtttattttcacgatttaaacatgttggatacattaaaatgcaaaataattattatgtcccatggcgttcatttggcggccatcttggattccgacaaaattcaatgaaattgacataacttttgaactagacatcataggaagacaaatgaccccattttcgggataatgtggacatgagcaatcaattaaaaggtttattttcacgatttaaacatgttggatacattaaaatgcaaaataattattatgtcccatggcgttcatttggcggccatcttggattccgacaaaattcaatgaaattgacataacttttgaactagacatcataggaagacaaatgaccccatttttcgggataatgtggacatgagcaatcaataaaagggttattttcatgttggatac is a window of Amphiura filiformis chromosome 2, Afil_fr2py, whole genome shotgun sequence DNA encoding:
- the LOC140143846 gene encoding uncharacterized protein, whose product is MLFVVFIANQLIPINYLQFNSHHPLHRKLGVVRTLLDRKDTIVTETEDRKNEESHIKQALARCGYPEWSINKVKADKEHPKPKKKPPKDSKERSKGLVVVPYVEGLSERVSRVFKKHGFSTSMKPHRTIRNVLVHPKDKRDPLQSAEVIYEIPCQNCPKTYIVETGRLFETRLTEHKSESEK